CGCTCAGAGTCCTCAGGAGCGGGCGGCCTGATTTCTTCCGCCTCGCGTGAAGGGTATAATCGATCTTACGACTCTGTCAAGAAACTGTATCCTGTTTTCTTTTCGGTGTTTCCATTTAGAGTCTTTAATGTTACAATAAATGGAAATCCGGAACGCGTCTGCTCTTTGTGGGTTTAATATCCGCAGAGGTCTGATTATCGTTGCCGTGCGGGAATATTGACACAGGCTGGAGGAATCATGAGGCCGAATATTGAAAATGCAAGGAAATACGGGTTGCCCACCCTGTTGGCGATCGCGCTTTTACCGATAATAGCGGGATGCGGTAATGAGCCTGTCGTCGCGCTTCACGGAAAGATCGACAAGATATCAAAGGTCGAGACAAACTCGGAAGCTCTTCAGGCGTGGGTCGTCAACGACGCGAAAGCAGATGTACTTATTCATATAGACACCTCGGACGATATGAAGGTATTTCCGGCTGCCTATGACGAGACACTGAAAAACGCTGCCGATCATCTCAAGAGAAAAAATATCCTCGTCATCGACCAGATCTCGCAGTTCATCGAAAATGGGGGCACGGTAAATCTCGGGCAGAAAGCGGGGATATATAAGAGAGTGATATGGGTCCTTCCCGCCACTGTCCCGATCTCGTCAAACCCGGTATTCTCCTTCAACAGGGTGCTTATCGAAAAACGCGGCTACAGGAAGACCGATCTTGCCGATCTGGCAGCCGACGGAAAGAATATTTCCGGAACGATAGACAACGTACCGATTACGGTGACTCGTCTCGAGGATCTCGAGCTTGGGCCTGAAGAAACAGCGATCATAGATATCGACCTCGGATATTTCATCGGGCAGAAAGCCCAGGATCAACAGCAGAGGATGGGGACGAGAGTCCTGATCGATTTTCTAAGGACACTGAGGAGAAAGAATATAAAAACAACCCAGGTAACGATAAATCTTTCATCGATAAACAGTACAGTTCCGATGGACATGAGGTTTTTCGGGAATCTGATCGAGGATATCCTTAAGGATCCGCAGATCATAGAAGGGGATATCCCCGAAAAATATTCGATGATGATCGAAGCGGAGGAAGCTCTTCTGGCAGGTCAGTTCGATAAATCGGAAGCGATCTACAAGGTCCTGAGCGACAGGTATCCCGATGATCCCGGCCTTTTCTTCTCTCTCGCCGTCTCAAGAGGATTCCAGGGAAAGGGAGAGGAAAGCGCCGAAGCTCTGCTGAAGGCATACGAAAATGACACGGCATACCTCAGGGGTTTCTTCCAGTTCGCCAGGGTGCTGGCCGTAAATAATAAGCTCGAGGCGGGGCAGAAACTGCTGCAGGCTCCGGGTCTTAAGGCCCTCGTACCCCAGGATGAACTCGATTACCAGATGGGGCTCTTCTTCTTCAACGCGGGCGCCTACTACGACGCTATCACCTACCTTGAGATGGTATCGCAGAAACGATCGAAAGACTTCGCTCTTAAAACGGTATTGTACAAGGCTTACAAGGCTGTCGACGACCCGTACAAGATGACAGCGACCCTTAACAAGCTCGTAAAGCTCGATAAGGACCGGGTGATAAGGGATATGCCATGGGTATTCCTCGACCTTGGAGTACTTGCTGAAGAAGCGGGATTGACAGCGACGGCGGCCGAGAACTACAAGGAATATCTCAGCTATGTCCCAAGCGCGGAAAACGCCGCTGAATTGAGAAAGAAGATCGATATATACACTGGCGGCAAGTGACAGGGGAGATGAAAGCGATAATATTACGGTGGCAGGGCGGCAGTGGTATGAGCGGCCGCTCTTTGGCGCCATCGAATGATAAGCCCGGGGGCCTGGCCCTTTCGGGCTTATTTCTTTTCCGGAAAGGAGATGCGCCCGATCCGCTCGGCAGGCGATGTAACAATTCTCATGAAGATCCGTATATACTAATAGCCGCGGATGAGCGATTTGATTCAGGGGATACTGTAAAACGTTGAACGTTTTTAAACCCGGAACGCTCAGCCCCACACGTATCCCCTGTAATTTTATCTTTTCAGGATAGCAAGCAGCTTCGCGATTTTTCCATCATCTACAGCCGACAGGATTTTCCCGAGGACCGACCGGAGGTTTTTTTCATCCCTTATCCTTACGCTCAGCCTGTATCCTCCTCCCTCAAGATTATCGGGAGGAGCGATGGAAGCGTTTTGCGGAAGACGGATATCCGATATCACCCTCTCTATCTCGAGCGAATCCGAGGACATACGGGGGTAACAGGCTCTTCTGAGAAGATCGGGAAGGGGTTCAGGACCGTTGTCATACGAGGCGAGGAAACTCTCCCATCTATTGTCCCCCTGGTCGGCAAGATAAGAGATCAGCCTGACTGCATCCTTCTGGCGGGCGCGGCTGAGTCTCTGGCTGGTGAGAAGCCTCACTGCGTCGGAGATCCTGACAGAGGCGAGCCGGGAAAGGAGGAGAATGTCTGCTGGACTGACTGTTCCCCGGTGGACAGCGTCGAGAACGGTATTGTCGTAATCGAGGATCGATAACAGATCCCTGGATATTTCGGCAGAGACAGCGCGTCCGAATATCCTCGAGACCGGACCGGCGACGGGAGAAAGATCATCAGGATAAAACCTTGTAGTCCTGCCCAGAAAAATTATCTGTTCAAGCGGGGAGAGTTCCATGCCGCAAAGGAGATCCTCGATCCATACCGGGATGAACGGGGAAAGATCCCCGCCTCTGTTTTCTGCCGGATAGCGGGGGATCTCGTGGCCCTTCTCCACCAACAGGCCCGGCGCTCTTCCCGCTTCGATAACCCAGGCCTCTTTCAGGCCCGCCGCAAGAGCGGCGGCGAGTCTTCTATGGCCGAGAATGACAGTTCCCGAAGGTGCCACCAGAGGGGGAGATATGATGCCGTATCTGCTTACCGAGTCTATCAGTTCCGAGCAGGACAGATCAGAGATTTCCTCACCGGGAAGGAGATAGCGGCAGCAGAAAGGGGAATCTTTGATCTCCTCAAGCGGTGGGATTTTCATCGGAATTATTTTTCTGTCCCTCATCGGCAGTCACCTCTTTTTCAGATCGCGGGCTGGCTGTATATATTCTGACCGCTGCGGTGATATTAACATCCGGGTATAATTATGCACACAACAGAAACAAATCGGGAGAATAATTCTGCATCGTGATGTATAAGAAAGTGGACTGATTACGCGAATCGGTTGATTTAAAAAAGGACAGACTATATATTGTTATCCATGAAGAAGTTGGCTCGATCAATAATACAGGCAGCAGCAGTCGGTTTGATAGCCCTGACAGGCGCGTTTATTCATAACGCACTATCCTCGAACGGGATAGATCCGTTCAGGAAGATTTCCGAGGTCCCCGTTGTTGATGAAACGATGGAGGACGTGTCGGAGGGTATCAGATTTATTTCCCTTGAGAAGCTGATGAAAGTAATCGACGCGGGCGGGATCATAATCGATTCGAGAACGCAACGGGAATACAAGACGGGCCACATACCGGGCGCTGTCCATCTTGACTATTACGAATTCGGCTGGCAGATGGAGGATGTCATTCCGCTGCTCGACTATGACAATGAATTCGCGATCTACTGTTCCGGACCGTTGTGCGAGGATTCAGAGATGCTCGCGAGGGAGCTGTATACTCTCGGATATCGCAAGATCCTTGTATTCAAGGGTGGGATGGAAAAGTGGGAAGAAGAGGGGCTGCCGGTCGAGAATGGAAATGGGCAGGAAGAATAAGAGATGGCGGTAATGGAAAGTCTTAGGGATGCTCTTTTTGAAGGAGTAGACGGCGCGGATGTGGCGTGCCCGCCCCTGGAAAAACGCAGATGGTTCGAAACCCCGGTCTTCATATTGATCGTAAGGGTAGTGATAGCCGCGGTCTTTATATACGCCGCCGCGCAGAAGATCGGAAAACCGCTCCTCTTCGCCGACGAGATAAAGATGTACGGGATCCTTACCGGCGGGCCGTTGCTGTATATTTTTTCGATCTTTCTTCCCTGGCTGGAGCTTTTTTGCGCTCTTTCGATCCTTTCAGGGATATTCATCAGGGGATCGGCGCTGATATTCGTTCTGCTCAATACAGTCTTTATCGTTGTGATATCCTACAGGACCGTGATGATAATGAGGACGGCGGGCACCTCCTTTTTCGATATTTATTTCGACTGCGGTTGCGGATTCGGAGTAACATACGCGTGGAAGAAACTGATAGAGGACCTGATCCTGCTCATCGGCGCTATCATGATCATGCGTACCGACCGGTACCGGCTGGTCCCGCGGCTCTATGGAAGGAAAAAAAGTGATTGTTAGAAAAGAGGCGATATCAGGCGTTATACTTTTATCTGTCTCGATGATCTGCCTTTACGCGGGAAAAGCCGCAGCCGAATCATCAAGGCACAGGTTCTCCGGGGATACGCGCGAATTCGGGATAATCCTGGGCGAACCGACAGGACTAACCTACAAGGAATGGACAGGATCAAGCACGGCTTTTGATCTTGGAGTGGCCTGGTCGTTCCGGCGCGAGGGGCATATTCATATTCACGCCGATTACCTTTTTCACAATTTTCTCTTTTTCGAGGTCGAAGGGGACAGGATGCCATACTATATCGGGTTCGGCGCCAGGGTGAGGATAGAGGACGACCCGAGAGCCGGCGCGAGATTCGTCATAGGGGCCGAATACTACCATAATGAGGTACCTCTTGGATTCTTCTTCGAACTAGCCCCGATATTCGATCTCATCCCAGAAACAGAGTTCGACATGAACGGGGGAGTGGGCGTAAGGGTCGTTTTCTGATCAGCCTCTGAAAAAAAACAGTCATCACTTCATCAGAGGTCCGAGCTTCAGGCAGATCTTTTCCAGCAGAACACGGTCTTCCCAGGTGAACGGTCCCTTTCTGTGCGAATCGATATCGAGTTCTCCCACGACATCGTCGCCTTTCATTATCGGCACGACTATCTCCGATTCCACGTCAGAAGCGCACGCCAGGTAATTCGTCTCTTTCGAGACGTCCTGTATGATTATAGTCCTTTTTCTTTCGGCTGCCTGGCCGCAGATACCCTTTCCGAACGGTATACAGACATGTATGGTAGGGGTGCCGACGAACGGACCAAGGATCAACTCTCTCGGTCTGCTGCCTGTGAGATAGAATCCCACCCAGTCGTAATACTCCACTTCTCTTTCAAGAAGAACGCATATTGCCAGCAGTTTTTTCTTAAGTTCTTCATCTCCCTCGATGATCGCAATCGCTTCCGATTCGATCGACCGGTATTTGCTCTTTTCCAATTCCATATCTTCTCCAGTCTGTAAATCTTCTGTTGTTAACACGGTCTCTTCGACCGGTTTATTATAGAAACAATATCACATTCCATACAGTATTTTTTCCGGATCGCCGGCCGGGGTTAATTATACCGGAAAAATTTTCCGAAACACCTTGCCCATGAAGGTCGAGATTTATATTTTCCATCCATAAATATTCAAATCGCTTCATCATGCGCGAAGAAATCAAGAAGAAGCATTAAAAGGATTAAAAATAAATTTAGAGGCATAAGACTGAAAGGAACAAAGGTATCCTGTTATGAGTACAGAGCGATACTGCATGCCGAGAGGCGGGAAAAGCTATATTTTCGTCGGGTCTGATGAACCGTTGATCGGCGAGACGATAGGGACGATGCTGGGGAGGATCGCCAGGACATACCCTGACAACGAAGCGCTGGTCTTTGTTCCCCGGGACGAAAGATATACATACAGGCAGCTTTACAAGGTCTGCGTCCGGGCGGCAAAGAGCCTCATGGCCCTTGGAGTAAAAAAGGGCGATCGGGTGGCGATCTGGGCTACGAATCACCCCGAGTGGGTGATAGCGCAGTTTTCAACAGCCATGATAGGGGCAGTCCTTGTGACAGTCAATCCGGCCTACAGGACGCACGAACTCGAACACGGGCTTAGGGATTCCGAGGTCCAGACGCTGATTCTTATCCCCTCGTTCAAATCCTCCAATTACATAGAGATGCTTAATTCGGTCGTACCCGAACTGGCATCATCGGAGCCGGGCAGGCTTGAGTCGAAAAATCTGCCGCTTCTGAGGAATGTCATGCTGATCGGGGGGGAGAAGACCCCCGGCATGTTCACTCTCGATGAGTTCATGGCTCTCGGGGAGAAGATAAGCGAGGAGGATTATGAAGACCGTTGCATGGAACTCGATTTCGACGACGTGATAAACATCCAGTACACTTCGGGAACGACAGGAATGCCCAAGGGGGCAAGCCTTACTCACCATAATATTCTCAATAACGGATATCACGTCGGTGAGACGATGAGGCTCGGTAACCGCGACAGGCTCTGTATTCCTGTTCCTTTCTATCACTGTTTCGGGATGGTGCTTTCAAATCTCGCCTGCGTGACGCATGGGGCGACAATGGTCATCCCGGGAGAGTATTTCGAGCCGGAATCGGTACTTCGGGCGGTGGAGAAGGAAAAATGCACGGCACTTCATGGAGTTCCAACGATGTTCATCGCCGAACTCTCCCTGCCGAATTTCACCGATTTTGATCTGGGGACGCTCAGGACCGGGATCATGGCCGGAGCGCCATGCCCGATAGAGGTGATGAAAAGGGTAAACGACGAGATGAACATGAAGGAAGTCACGATAGCGTACGGCCAGACGGAGACTTCACCGGTCATCACGCAGACTCCCTACAACGGATCTCTCGAGACAAGAACGACCACGGTCGGGCCTCCGATCCCGCATACAGAGGTCAAGATCATCTCTCCCGAGACAGGAAGGATAGTTCCGCTTGGCGACCAGGGTGAACTTTGCTGCCGGGGTTACCAGGTGATGAGAGGTTATTACAATAACGAGGCGGCCACCAACGAGACGATCGATGAAGCAGGATGGATACATACAGGCGATCTCGCGGTGATGAGAGACGACGGAGCGTGCAAGATAACCGGCCGGATAAAGAATATGATCATCAGGGGAGGGGAGAATGTGTATCCGCGTGAGATCGAGGAGTATTTCTTCACCAACCCGAAGGTGCAGGATGCCCAGGTCTTCGGCGTTCCCGATAAAAAGTACGGCGAAGAGATATGTATCTGGATAAAGCTGAACGAAGGGGAGACTTCGAGCGAAGAAGAGATAAAGGCTTTCTGCAAAGGGAAAATAGCTCACTACAAGATCCCGCGGTATATCAAGTTCGTCGATGAATTCCCGATGACGGTAACTGGAAAGATACAGAAATTCAAAATGCGTGATATGGCGATAGAGGAGTTCGGGCTTCAGACCGACGCGGGGATCGAAACAGCGTGACGGGAAGCCGTCCGCTGGCTAGCCAGCTGTTTCAGGTTTGTGATGACAGTAAAAAGGGGCACTCTCCTGGGTGAGCGCCCCTTTGAATCATTGATCTACTCTGCGGAAGTCGGACTTTCCTGGTATCTGCCTACCGAAGCTCCGAGTGATTCGGCGGTTCTCACCATCTGGCCTTCGGGATCGACGACCTTGAGTTTTTTTACCGCGCTTCTGATATCGGCTGACCTGATCTCCCTGCCCCTCAGGCAGACCATTTTGCCGTAATGGCCCTTTCCTATCAGATGGGCAGCCTC
This genomic stretch from Candidatus Krumholzibacteriota bacterium harbors:
- a CDS encoding rhodanese-like domain-containing protein, whose product is MARSIIQAAAVGLIALTGAFIHNALSSNGIDPFRKISEVPVVDETMEDVSEGIRFISLEKLMKVIDAGGIIIDSRTQREYKTGHIPGAVHLDYYEFGWQMEDVIPLLDYDNEFAIYCSGPLCEDSEMLARELYTLGYRKILVFKGGMEKWEEEGLPVENGNGQEE
- a CDS encoding DoxX family protein, with the protein product MESLRDALFEGVDGADVACPPLEKRRWFETPVFILIVRVVIAAVFIYAAAQKIGKPLLFADEIKMYGILTGGPLLYIFSIFLPWLELFCALSILSGIFIRGSALIFVLLNTVFIVVISYRTVMIMRTAGTSFFDIYFDCGCGFGVTYAWKKLIEDLILLIGAIMIMRTDRYRLVPRLYGRKKSDC
- a CDS encoding GAF domain-containing protein; amino-acid sequence: MELEKSKYRSIESEAIAIIEGDEELKKKLLAICVLLEREVEYYDWVGFYLTGSRPRELILGPFVGTPTIHVCIPFGKGICGQAAERKRTIIIQDVSKETNYLACASDVESEIVVPIMKGDDVVGELDIDSHRKGPFTWEDRVLLEKICLKLGPLMK
- a CDS encoding AMP-binding protein; this encodes MPRGGKSYIFVGSDEPLIGETIGTMLGRIARTYPDNEALVFVPRDERYTYRQLYKVCVRAAKSLMALGVKKGDRVAIWATNHPEWVIAQFSTAMIGAVLVTVNPAYRTHELEHGLRDSEVQTLILIPSFKSSNYIEMLNSVVPELASSEPGRLESKNLPLLRNVMLIGGEKTPGMFTLDEFMALGEKISEEDYEDRCMELDFDDVINIQYTSGTTGMPKGASLTHHNILNNGYHVGETMRLGNRDRLCIPVPFYHCFGMVLSNLACVTHGATMVIPGEYFEPESVLRAVEKEKCTALHGVPTMFIAELSLPNFTDFDLGTLRTGIMAGAPCPIEVMKRVNDEMNMKEVTIAYGQTETSPVITQTPYNGSLETRTTTVGPPIPHTEVKIISPETGRIVPLGDQGELCCRGYQVMRGYYNNEAATNETIDEAGWIHTGDLAVMRDDGACKITGRIKNMIIRGGENVYPREIEEYFFTNPKVQDAQVFGVPDKKYGEEICIWIKLNEGETSSEEEIKAFCKGKIAHYKIPRYIKFVDEFPMTVTGKIQKFKMRDMAIEEFGLQTDAGIETA